The Pelmatolapia mariae isolate MD_Pm_ZW linkage group LG9, Pm_UMD_F_2, whole genome shotgun sequence genome has a segment encoding these proteins:
- the LOC134635076 gene encoding NACHT, LRR and PYD domains-containing protein 1b allele 3-like, whose product MKLKGFTPAIAADGSDDETYLFQCSCAGLYQCSVTGLVFVMKGEGDVVYRTVPWNRRLLAQHHKKPAGPLFDIKCQQQSVCQLHLPHCEVISTGGGQFLQVAHVKDEGIEFISPHQITESHVVINITGFSGYGHVKDEDSPPDPVQALILLFYKSPDADLRSVLSVFMLPRNIVFRKILRDRRKSDKTERYIETSSHCKLHPNQVYTLLTDPEHDLIKVQPKESDFDEEHHESYFPSFQVVLKKILTDINLSLGDKSSSSCVWEREVCLLPSGGKTDTVRTLDTGLEKRPSDLRSCFIKSISGPVLSSLLDKLLEKMVITYAERENADTKETRSERARCVFDTVCNKGARSQMIEFLCEEDPFLCEHLGLKQNGEVAHGSDLPNSHCP is encoded by the coding sequence ATGAAGTTAAAGGGGTTTACACCTGCCATCGCTGCTGATGGGTCTGATGATGAAACCTACCTGTTCCAGTGCTCCTGTGCAGGTCTGTATCAGTGCAGTGTGACCGGCCTGGTGTTTGTCATGAAGGGAGAAGGAGACGTGGTTTACAGGACTGTCCCTTGGAACAGGAGGCTGCTGGCCCAACACCACAAGAAGCCTGCAGGACCCCTGTTTGACATCAAATGTCAGCAGCAGTCTGTGTGTCAGCTTCATCTCCCACACTGTGAGGTCATCTCCACAGGTGGAGGTCAGTTCTTGCAGGTTGCTCATGTGAAGGATGAGGGTATCGAGTTTATTAGCCCTCACCAGATAACAGAAAGTCATGTTGTTATAAACATCACAGGGTTTTCTGGTTATGGTCATGTGAAGGATGAAGACTCCCCCCCTGACCCAGTCCAAGCTTTGATTCTGCTCTTCTACAAATCCCCAGATGCTGATCTCAGATCTGTCCTCAGTGTGTTCATGCTGCCACGAAATATTGTGTTCCGCAAAATTCTGCGTGACAGGAGGAAGTCAGACAAAACTGAGAGATACATAGAGACATCATCTCACTGTAAACTGCACCCAAATCAGGTTTACACTCTGCTCACTGATCCTGAGCATGACCTGATTAAAGTTCAACCAAAAGAATCTGATTTTGATGAAGAGCACCATGAAAGCTACTTCCCATCATTTCAGGTagtcttaaaaaaaatcctcacagATATTAACCTGAGTCTGGGAGACAAGAGcagttccagctgtgtttggGAAAGAGAGGTTTGTCTGTTGCCCAGCGGAGGGAAAACTGATACTGTGAGAACTTTGGACACTGGTCTAGAGAAGAGACCATCAGATCTACGGAGCTGCTTCATCAAAAGTATATCAGGACCTGTTCTCAGCAGTCTGCTGGATAAACTGCTAGAGAAAATGGTGATAACTTATGCTGAGAGGGAGAACGCAGACACAAAGGAAACCAGAAGTGAGAGAGCTCGTTGTGTTTTTGACACTGTGTGCAATAAAGGTGCCAGATCACAGATGATTGAGTTTCTGTGTGAGGAGGACCCGTTTCTCTGTGAACATTTGGGGTTGAAACAGAATGGTGAGGTGGCACATGGAAGTGATCTTCCTAACAGCCACTGTCCTTAA